A window of Microbacterium hominis genomic DNA:
AGGATGGCGGCCGCGCCCCAGCCCATGAGCACGAGATCGCCCGAGGCGATCGGCCCGCGAACGATGACTTCGAGCACGAGCGGGATGGACAGGGCGAGCAGGCTCGCCGCCAGGGCGCTGGCGGCGCCGAGGGCGAGGCGGGGCAGGACCGGGCGGGCGAACGGCAGCAGCCGGGCGAGCGCTCGGAAGGTGGACAGTTCGGACCGTGGCGATTCAGCGGTGGTGGTCATGATCCTTGATGGGTCCTCGTGGGGAGGGGTGGTGCGGGCCTGGTGGGCCGGAGAGAACGCGCGCGGCGGCGCGGCGGAGGCTCCGATGGGAGGAACGCTCCGAGTGGCGGCGATATGCCGGGTCGGCCGTGGCCGAGAGCAGAAACGGAGCGGACTTACCCCTGGAAGCGAAGACGCGGCCGCCCGACGGCAGGGAGGACGACCGGGGTCTTCGCGATGTGAGCGACCTGGTACATGGCTTCCTCCTGTGGGCGGCGTGGGGACTGCGCGAGCGCGGCAGCCCTCCAGCATATGCCTGGGATTTGGCTGAATGCAACAGCAAAGGCTTTCCGAGCGGTGTGGGACGCCCGCGCGCGGCGCCGGGACGCGGCGCGGCGCCCGCGCGTGGCGCGGCGCGGGTCAGACGAGCGCCGGCACGCCCGCCTCGCGCGCGAGCAGCCGCTCCTTCACGGCGAGTCCCCACGCGAAGCCGCCCAGGCCACCGCCGGTGCGCAGCACCCGGTGGCACGGCACGAACAGGGCCGGGGCGTTGCGGGCGCAGATGGATGCCGCGGCCCGCACGGCCGACGGAGAGCCGAGCTGCACCGCGAACTCCGCATAGGTCAGCGGATGTCCGGGCTCGATGCGCCGCAGCGCCGCCCAGCCGGCCCGCTGCATCTCGGTGCCGCGCTGCAGAACCGGAACCTCGTCGATCGCGGTGAGATCGCCCTCGTAGTAGGCGGCGACGGCGGGCGCGGCATCCACACTCCCCGGCCGCACGTCGGCGGGACGGTCGGCGGGTCGGAGGCGCGCGAGGATGGCGTCGGGATCGGCGGTCCAGCCTGAGGCGAGCACACGGCGGGCGTCGTCTTCGAGCACGGTGAAGGGTCCGTCGGGGGTGTCGAGGGTCTGGATGGTCGCGATCATGATCGGTCTCCTTCGGGGGGTGTGCAAAACTCCGGTGATCCGGCGGCGGCGCCCGCGGCGGGCCCCGGAACTCCGCGGGTCTTCGCCGCGGCGGCCGCAGGACTTCCGGAGTTCTGCAGGCGGGTCGCCGACGCCGGCCGGGAGGGCGGCGAGGCGTGCCACAGGTGGGCGGTGAGGTAGCTGCGCCACGGGGCCGTCCGCTCGGCCCACGTCGCCAGTCCTTTCGGGTCGGACGGGATGCCGAGCACGGCCGCGCCGGAGCGCACCGCGACATCGCCGGGCAGGGTCACGTCGGGGTCGCCGATCACGCGCATGCGCACGTAGTCGGCCGTCCACGGGCCGATGCCCGGCCGCGCCAGCAGCGCCGCGCGCTGCTCGGCGCCGTCATCGCCGGTGGTGAGCACGAGCGACCCGTCGGCGAGGGCTTCGGCCGCGCCGACGATCGCGGCGATGCGCGCCGCGGGGCCGCGCAGCACCTCGCGCCCGCGCTCGGCGATCGCCGTCATCGTCGGGAAGAGGCGCTCGGCGTCGGGGAACCCCGTCACCGGTTCGCCGAGGGCCGCGGTGAGGGCGGTCAGCGCGGTGCGTGCCGCGGCGACGGTGATCTGCTGGCCGACCATTGCGCGGATGAGCATCTCGTGCGGGTCGGCGGCCCCGGGCACGCGCATCCCCGGCGTGCCCGCGACGGCGCGGGCGAGTTCGGGGTGGGCGGCCAGCGCATCGTCGACGGCGATCGGGTCGGCGTCGAGGTCGAAGAGGCGCCGCACGCGGGTGACGAGCGTCGAGAGGTCGGCCAGCTGGGTCAGCGCGGCCCGCAGGCGCACGCGGCCCTGCGCGTCGAGGCGCACCTCGAACCAGGCGGGGCCGCCGGGCAGGCGCAGCACGCGCGCGAAGGTGGTGCCGGTCGCGACCTCGACGCCGGTGACGGCGCGGGCGCCCATCCAGTCGAACAGGCCGTCGGCGTACAGCGGCCCCCGGTGCGGCAGCACCAGATCGATCGCGCCGGGGCCGGCGGCGTGCCCGCCCGAGAGCGGCCGACGCGCGCGCAGCTCGAGCGGCGTCATGCCGAACACCTCGCGGATCGTGTCGTTGAACTGCCGCACGCTCGCGAACCCCGCCGAGAAGGCGACGTCGGCGGCGGGCAGGTCGGTGCCGACCAGCAGCATGCGCGCGGTCTGGGCGCGGTGCGCGCGGCTGAGCGCCAGCGGTCCCGCGCCGAGCTCGGCGGTGAGGAGGCGGGTGAGGTGGCGCGGCGAGTAGCCGAGACGCCGGGCCAGGCCCGGCACTCCCTCCCGCTCGATCACGCCGTCGGCGATGAGGCGCATCGCGCGACCCGCGGTGTCGCCGCGGAGGTTCCATTGCGGCGAGCCGGGCGCGGCCTCGGGCAGGCACCGCTTGCACGCGCGGTACCCCGCCTCGTGCGCGGCGGCGCTGGTCGGATAGAAGGTGACGTTCGCGGGCTTGGGGGTGCGCGCCGGGCAGCTGGGCCGGCAGTAGATGCCCGTCGAGCGCACGGCGGTCACGAACTGCCCGTCGAACCGGGTGTCGCGCGAGTCGATCGCGCGGTAGCGCTCGTCGAACGACAGCGACGCCACGGACGCGGCGGGCGGTGTCGTCGTCAGGCTCATGCCCCCTAGCCTGTCACGCCGGGGAGGCACCGGCTGGCGGAAATCGGACACCGCCGTGCGCGGCATCCTCCCCTCGCGTCGTCAGGCGACGCCCACGCCGGCGGCCTCGTCGCCAGCCGCCGCCTCGAGGCCGTCGAGCACGAGGTCGAGACCGTACGCGAAGGAATCGCCGAAGCGGTAGTCGGGCCTCATCGCGTGCTCGGTGGTGAAGCGCACGAGATGGGGGTGGCTCTCGGGTGAGAAGCCCTCTGACACCTCGGCCGCCGTCTCGGCCGACCCCTCTCCGCCCTGCACGAGAAGGCTCGCCTCCTGGATCGCGAACCCGTACACGTAGGCGTCGAGCACCGCATAGGCGTGCGCGGTCAACGGCATCGACAGCCCGGCCTCGAGGAAGCACGCGAGCATCGCCTCGTGGTGGCGCAGGGTCGCGGGCCCGGGCGACCGCCGCGATTCGAGCAGGGGCACCGACCAGGGATGCCGCACCAGCACCTCTCGCGCCGACGCGCAGCGGGCGCGCACCGCGTCGCGCCAGGGCCGCGCCGGATCGGGAAGGGCGATCTTCTCGAACACGACATCGACCATGCCGTCGAGCACCTGCTCCTTTCCCTCGACGTAGTGGTACAGCGTCATCGGGCCGACCCCCATCTCCTTGGCGAGGGCGCGGATGGTGAGGGCGTCGATGCCGTCGCGATCGGCGAGGTCGACGGCGGCCGCCATGATGCGCTCGCGGGTGGGCCGGGTGCGCGGCGAGGGAGGTGTCGGCACGGGGTCTCCTTTCGGATCGTCCATCGGGTCTCGACCATCGGGTCTTGACCCATCGTACTAAGTACGAGTACCGTGATGCCAACAGTTCGTACTTAGTACGAGAAACATCCACGGGAGGATGACATGGCCACCACGACCACCACGAAAGGCACCATGCGGGCTCTCGCCCAGCACCGCTACGGCTCCACCGACGCGCTCGCCGTCGAATCCCGGCCGACTCCCGCGCCCGCCGCAGGCCAGGTTCTGCTGCGCGTGCGCGCCGCGGGGGTCGACCGCGGGGTCTGGCACCTCATGACCGGCAGGCCCTACCTCGTGCGTCTGCTCGGCTTCGGGCTGCGCCGCCCGGCCCAGCCCGTGCGCGGGGCCGATGTCGCCGGCACCGTCGTCGCCACCGGCGAGGGCGTCGCGCGCCTCTCCCCCGGCGACGAGGTCTTCGGCATCGCCGACGGCTCGTTCGCGGAGTTCGCGCTCGCCGACGCCGACCGGCTCGCCCTGGCCCCGGATTCACTGGATGCCGCTGAGGCGGCCGTGCTCGCCGTGTCGGGCGTCACCGCCCTGACCGCCGTCGAAGAAGTCGCCGATGTGCAGGCGGGCCAGCGCGTGCTCGTGCTCGGCGGCTCCGGCGGCGTCGGATCGTACGCGGTGCAGTTCGCCGCCGCACGCGGCGCCCACGTCACGGCCGTCGCCAGCGGCGCGAAGGCGGCGTTCGTGCGGAGCCTCGGCGCCGAGCGGGTCATCGACTACCAGGCCGAGGACGTCACGGCGTCGGGCGAGGTGTTCGACGCGATCATCGACACGGGCGGGCGCACGCCGCTGCGGCGCCTGCGCCGCATCCTGGCGCCGACCGGCACGCTCGCGATCGTCGGTGGCGAGGGCGGAGACCCGCTCACGGGCGGGATGCTGCGCCAGATCGGCGCGGCGGTGCTGTCGCTGGTCACCCGCCAGCGTCTCCGCTTCTTCATCGCCCCCGAGCACCACGCGCCGATGGCGCGCGTGGCCGCTCTGGTCGCGGCGGGCCGGGTGCGCCCCACCCTGACCCGGACCTACCCCCTCGACCGCGCGGCCGAGGCGATCGACGACCTCGTGGCGGGCCGCATCTGCGGAAAGGCCGCCGTCGTCATCGAGGAGGAATCGTGAACACGCGTCTGACTGCGCTCGCCGCCGCCGCGGCATCCACTCCCGACGACACCCGGCCCGCGCGCGCGGCCCTGTGGGCGGGAGGCGGGTACGCAGCGATCTTTGTGTGCGCGATGTTCGGCAACTTCGCCGTCGTGCAGCCGGTGCTCGGTGCCGGCGACGCCGACGCCATGGTCACCGCGATCGCCGGGGATCCCGGCCTGTACCGACTGGCCGTGCTCGCGTTCGCCCTGATCTTCGTCGTCGACGTGATCGTCGCGTGGGCGCTCCACGTCGTACTGAGCGGCACCGGCCGGATGCGATCGCTCCTGGCCGCCTGGCTGCGCCTCACCTACACGGTGCTGCTGGGTGCCGGGGTCGCGTTCCTGCACCTGGCCGGACAGCTCGCGACCGGAGGCACCGCGGTCGACGCCGCCGCGGCTGCACCCCTCGTGGTGGTGCTGCTCGAGGCCTTCGACATCACCTGGATCATCGGCCTCCTCGCCTTCGGCGGGCACCTCATGGTCGTCGGCACGATCCTGCTGCGCTCGCGCATCGCGGCGCGCCCCCTCGGAATCGGGCTGATCGTGGCCGGAGCCGCCTACGCGGTCGACACGGTCGCGCACCTGATCGCCTCCGATTACGCCGGCATCGCCGACGTGATGCTGCTGATCGTGGCGATCCCCTCCATCGCGTCCGAACTCGGACTCACCGTGTGGCTGTTCGTCGCGGCGCGGCGGCTGCGTGTCGCCGCGCACGCGTCCGAGCAGGTCGCAACGCGGGTCTGACCCGCGCCTCCCGTGGCCCCGCCGGCGCGCCGCCGGCGGGGCCGTCGGGCGCGCGCACCTCTCCCGCCCGCGCGCAACCCCTGGCCGCGCGCACGCACGCCGCGCTAGCGTGCACCGCATGGGTGCGCAGGAGTACGACGTGATCGTGATCGGGGCCGGTGCGGTGGGCGAGAACGTCGCCGACCGCACGGCGCAGGCGGGACTGTCGACGGTGATCGTCGAGGCGGAGCTCGTCGGCGGCGAGTGCTCGTACTGGGCGTGCATGCCGTCGAAGGCGCTGCTGCGACCGGCATCCGCCCTCCGCGCCGCACGAGCGGTCGACGGCGCCGCCGCGGCGGTGACCGGGGATCTCGACGTGGCGGGCGTGTTCGGCCGGCGCGACGCGATCGTGCACGGATGGGACGACGGCTCCCAGGTGCGCTGGCTCGAGAAGACGGGCATCGATCTGGTGCGCGGCCACGCGCGCTTCACCGGGCCGAAGGCGATCGCGGTGTCCACGGACACGGGCGTGACGCTGCTGCGCGCCCGCCACGCGGTGGCGGTGTGCACCGGGTCGGCGGCGCTGCTGCCCGACATCCCAGGGCTCGCCGGGATCGAGCCGTGGACGAGCCGCGACGCGACCAGCGCGAAGTCCGCCCCCGCCAGCCTCGCCGTGCTGGGCGGGGGCGTGGTGGGCACGGAGCTCGCCACCGCCTACGCCGGGTTCGGCACGAAGGTCACGGTGATCGCGCGGTCGGGACTCCTCCGCGGCCTCGAGCCGTTCGCCGGCGAGATGGTGGATGCCTCGCTGCGCGCCCTCGGGGTGACGGTGCGCGCCGGGGTGGAGGTGTCCGAGGCGCACCGCACCGAGAAGAACGCGGTGCTCGCCCTGAGCGACGGCGGCCGCGTCGTGGCGGAGCAGGTTCTCGTGGCGACCGGGCGCGTGCCCCGCACGATGGACCTCGCTCTGGAGGCGATCTCGCAGCCCCCCGGGGAGTGGCTCGAGGTCGACGACACGCTGCGGGTCGCCGGCACGGACTGGCTGTACGCAGTGGGCGATGTGAACCACCGCGCCCTGTTCACGCATCAGGGCAAGTACCAGGCCCGCGCAGCCGGCGACGCGATCGCCGCGCGTGCCCGCGGGAGCCGGGTCGACGACCGCCCCTGGGGCGCGCACGTCGCCACGGCCGACCACGACGCGGTGCCGCAGGTCGTCTTCACCGAACCGGAGATCGCGTCTGTCGGCTTCACTGCGGACTCCGCGCAGAAGGCGGGCAGGCGTGTGCGCGTGCTCGACTACGACCTGGCATGGCTCGCCGGCGCGACGACGCACGCCGACCGGTACGAGGGGCGGGCGCGGGCGATCGTCGACGAGGACCGCGGCACGCTCATCGGCGCGACCTTCGCCGGACCCGACGTCGCCGAGCTCCTGCACGCCGCGACCGTGGCGATCGTCGGCGAGGTGCCGATCGACCGCCTCTGGCACGCGGTGCCGCCCTACCCCACCGTCAGCGAGGTGTGGTTGCGCTGGCTGGAGGAGTACGGTCGTCCGGCGGCCTGACCGTGGACACCGCCCGTCCCGCGCTCAGTGGAAGAAGTGGCGCTCGCCGGTGAAGAACATCGTCACGCCGGCTTCGCGGGCGGCATCCACGACCTCCTGGTCGCGCACCGACCCGCCCGGCTGCACGATCGTCTTGATGCCGGCGTCGATGAGCACCTGGGGACCGTCGGCGAAGGGGAAGAAGGCGTCGGATGCCGCGACCGAGCCGGCCGCGCGGTCGCCTGCGCGCTCGACCGCCAGGCGGCACGAGTCGACCCGGTTGACCTGGCCCATGCCGATGCCGACCGTCGCCGAGCCCTTGGCGAGCACGATGGCGTTCGACTTCACGGCGCGGCACGACTTCCACGCGAAGATGAGGTTCGTCATCTCCTCGTCGGTCGGACGCTCGCCCGAGACCAGCTCCCAGTTCTTCGCGACGGACTCGATGTCGTCGGGGAAGCGGTCGGCATCCTGCAGGAGCAGACCGCCCGAGACGAGGCGCACGTCCATGCGCTCCTGCTTCCAGTCCTCGGGCAGGCGCAGCACGCGCAGGTTCTTCTTGAGCTTGAAGACCTCGAGCGCCTCGGGCTCGAAGTCGGGCGCGACGATGACCTCGGTGAAGATGTCGCGCAGGTTCTCGGCCATCTTGAGGGTGACCGTGCGGTTGGCGGCGATCACCCCGCCGAACGCCGACACCGGGTCGCACTCGTGCGCGCGCAGGTGGGCGCTGGCGATCGGGTCGAGCGCCTGCGGAGCGGTGACCGCGATGCCGCACGGGTTCGCGTGCTTGATGATCGCGACGGCCGGCTTGACCATGTCGAATGCGGCGCGCAGGGCGGCGTCGGCGTCGACGTAGTTGTTGTACGACATCTCCTTGCCCTGCAGCTGCGTGGCCTGGGCGATGCCGTGGCCGCCGATGCGCGAGTAGATCGCGGCGCGCTGGTGCGAGTTCTCGCCGTAGCGCAGGGTCTCGAGGCGCTCGGCCTTGATCGTGAGGTGCTGGGGCAGGTCGCCCTCGTCGACGAGGGTCTCCTCGGCGAACCACGTGGCGACCGCCCGGTCGTACTCGGCGGTGTGCGCGAACGCGCGTGCGGCGAGGTCGCGGCGCTGGGCGAGGGAGGTGCCGCCCTGGCGGACCGACTCGATGATGGCAGGGTACGACTCGGGCGAGACGACGATCGCCACGTTCGCGAAGTTCTTCGCCGAGGCGCGCACCATCGCCGGACCGCCGATGTCGATCTGCTCGACCACGGCGTCGCCGGTCGCCCCCGAGCGGACGGTCTCCACGAACGGGTAGAGGTTGACCACGACGAGCTCGAAGGGCTGGATGCCCAGCTCCGCCAGCTGCGACTCGTGGTCCTCCAGGCGCAGGTCGGCGAGCAGGCCGGCGTGCACACCGGGGTGGAGGGTCTTCACGCGACCGCCCAGCGACTCGGGGAATCCGGTCACCGAGGCCACGTCGGTCACCGTGTGCCCGGCGTCGCGGATGGTGGCCGCCGTCGAGCCGGTCGAGACGATCTCGACGCCTGCCTCCGCGAGCGCGCCCGCCAGCGCCAGCAGGCCGGTCTTGTCGCTCACCGACACGAGAGCGCGGCGCACGGGTACCACGTCGCGGTCACGGTAGAGGGCGGGGTCGATGCGGGGTCCGGCCATGCGGTTCTCCTCAGAGGTTCGGGATGCCGTTCGGGCGGCGTCAGGAAGCGGGGGCGGCCGCCGCGGCGGCCAGGTCGAGTTCGCCGTCGGCGATGCGGCGCACCACGTCGATGAGCAGTCTGCGCTCGACGGGCTTGATGCGCTCGTGGAGGGTGTGCTGGTCGTCGCCGGGCAGCACCGGCACGCGCTCCTGCGCGAGGATCGGGCCGGTGTCCACGCCGTTGTCGACCACGATGACGCTCGCCCCGGTCTGGGCGACTCCGGCGATCAGCGCGTCGCGCACGCCGTGGGCGCCGGGGAACTCCGGCAGGTACGCCGGGTGCGTGTTGATGATGCGCGGCGCCCACTCCTCGACGAGCGCGCTCGGCAGCAGGCGCATGAGTCCGCTCAGCACGACGAGGTCGGGCTTCCAGATCGCCAGCTGCGCCGAGACCTCCGCACCCCACGCCTCGCGCGAGTCGAACTGGCCGAACGGCACGAGGAAGGTCGGGATGCCGAAATCCTCGGCGTGCGCGACGCCGTCGGCTTCACGATCGGCGCCGACGACGACGATGCGGGCGGGGAAGGCGGGGTCAGCCGCAGCCTCGAGGAGCGCGCGCATGTTGGAGCCCGCGCCGGAGATGAGGACGGCGACCGTGAGCACCCGGCAAGTCTACCCGCGGCCTCCGGCGCTGTTGTCCGGTTCTCCGGCGGAGGTTCCGGGGCCGCGCAGGAGGTCGAGATCGTCGTCGAGAGGCACGGTGTCGTCATCGCCGGACGGACCGGCCGGCACGGGCACGGGCGCGGGAACGGGGTCCGCGGCCGGCACGGGCACGGGCGCGGCATCCCGGGGGGACGCATCGTCGGCGCGGGCCGCGTCCGCACGCGCGGCGTCGATCCAGGAGGCCGCTCCCGTCTCGGGCCCCGGCTCCGGATCCCCCGTCGCCCGGCCGCGCGGCGACAGCAGCAGGATCGCCGCCCCCAGCCCCACCTCGAGGCCGACCGCGAGGCCCACCGGTCCCGGCTCGGGACCCACCGTCGCGAGGCTCCCGGGGCCGGCCGACCCCGAGGCGACGACGGCCAGCAGCGCGGCCGCGGCCGCGGAGAGCACCGCGATGCCCCCGACGATCGCGAGGCGTGCGCCCATCGGCTCGTGCTCGGGGCGACGGCCCGCGGCATCCACTTCATGGGCGAGCACCCGCGAGCGGGTGATCCAGCCGGCCAGCACGCCCGCCGCCACCGGGGCCAGCGCGAGCAGCAGCAGCCACGGGCTGCTCGTCTCGGGCACGGCTCCGAGGATCGGGATGCCGGGCACCACGCCCACCTGGGTGCCGGCGCCCGACACCGCGGCACCCTCGCCGAGCGCGAAGCCGGGCCCGGCGATGTAGGCCACACCCCAGATCACGAGCGTCGGAAGGTAGGCGAACTGGGCGAGGGTGATCACCGTCGCGCCGAGCGCGTCGACGTGACCGGCCTGGAACAGCGCGATGATCTCCCCCGCGCCGGCGGCGACGGCCACCGTCAGCGCGAGCGCGCCGGCGGCGACGAGGCCCGCCACGGCCGCCGCGGAGCCCCGCGCGATGAGCGCCGGCACGTGCCCCCACCCGAGCGGATGGCGCTCGACCCGGTCGCGCAGACGAGCGACGGCCCCCGCGCCCGCTTCGGCCCACTCGGTGGCGACCGCCGCGGCGACCGCCGGCACGGCGTAGACGATCGTGGGGAACAGCACCGCCTGCCACAGCGCAACAGCTGCGGCGTCTGCGGCCGTCGTCAGGGCGATCCCGGTCGACAGCGCGGCCACGACGATCGTGCCGGTGACGACGCCGGTGACCCACGCCTCCGCGCGCGAGGCGCGCACGCCCGAGCGGGCGGCGAACACCGCCGTGAAGGCGGCGAAGGCGAGCGGGGCGAGCGAGAGGGTGAACGAGGCTGCCTGGGGATCGACCCCCGACACGGCGAGGTAGTCGCCGGTGAGGGTCACCGCCACCGGCGCGAGATGGCCGAACTGCCAGATGACGCCGGTCGCCGGCCACAGCGCCGCCCAGTCGGCGGTGCCGCCGAAGCCGACCACCCACAGCAGCGTCAGGGGGCGAGGATGGCCGCGACACCGACGGCCACCGCGATGGCGGCGTCGATGAGCGACAGGAGTGCGACAGTCAGGCGATGCATGCGCCATCGACCCTACCCGCGAGCGGGCGGCTCGCCCGGGTGGAACGCGCGATGGCTCCCGGTTCGGCGCGGGCGCTACCTTCTTCTGTGGGAGGTCCGCATGACCAGCACACCGTCGACCACGTCGACCGACGCCCCACCCCCTGCGCCGCGCAACGGGTTCGACCGGTTCTTCGAGATCACCGCGCGCGGCTCGAACCCGACCACCGAGGTGCGCGGGGGCATCGTCACGTTCGTGACGATGGCCTACATCGTGATCCTGAACCCGATCATCCTCTCGGGCGGGGTCGACATCGACGGCAACACCCTCCCGTTCACGCAGGTCGCCGCCGCGACCGCGCTGACGGCCGGTGTGATGACGGTGCTGTTCGGCCTGGTCACGCGCCTGCCGTTCGCGTTCGCCGCAGGCCTGGGCATCAACTCGTTCCTCGCCGTCGCCGTGGTCGGCCAGGTCACCTGGCCCGAGGCCATGGGGCTGGTGGTGGTGAACGGCGTGATCATCGTGGTGCTCGCCGCCACCGGCATCCGTCGCATGATCTTCGACGCGGTGCCGATCCAGCTGAAGATCGCGATCACCGTGGGCATCGGCCTGTTCATCGCGTTCATCGGCTTCGTCGATGCCGGCTTCGTCACCGCGACCGGGTTCGCCTCTCCCCCGGTGCAGCTGGGCGTCGACGGCTCGATCGCGACGATCCCCTCGCTCATCTTCGTCGTGACCCTCCTGCTGACGGGCGTGCTCGTGGCCCGGCGGGTCAAGGGCGGCATCCTCATCGGGCTGGTCGGCGGCGCCGTGATCGCCGTGATCGTCGAGGCGCTCCTCGATCTCGGTGCGGCGGCCGACGGCAATCCGGGCGGGTGGGGCCTGTCGGTTCCCGAGATCCCCACCACGCTCGTGAGCCTGCCCGACCTCTCGCTCGTGGGTCAGATCTCGTTCGGATCGTTCGAGCGCATCGGGGTCGTCGCGGCCCTGGGCCTGGTGTTCACCCTGGTGTTCACGAACTTCTTCGACGCCATGGGCACCATGACGGGGCTCTCGGAGGAGGCGGGCCTGGCCGACAGGAAGGGCGATTTCCCCCGCATCCGCTCGGCGCTCATCGTCGAGGGCGTCGGCGCGATCGCCGGCGGACTCACCTCGAGCTCGTCCAACACCGTCTTCGTCGAGTCCGGCTCCGGCATCGGCGAGGGGGCTCGCACCGGCTTTGCGAACGTGGTCACCGGCGCGCTGTTCCTGCTGGCGATGTTCTTCACGCCGCTCGTCTCGATCGTGCCCACCGAGGTCGCCGGGGCGGCGCTGGTGATCGTCGGCGCGCTCATGATGTCGCAGATCAAGAACATCGACCTGTCCGACTTCTCGGTGCTGCTGCCGGTCTTCCTCACCGTCACGGTGATGCCGCTGACCTACTCGATCGCCAACGGCATCGGCGCGGGCTTCATCGCGTGGGTCATCGTGCGGGCCCTGTCGGGCAAGGCGCGCGAGATCAGCCCCCTGCTGTGGATCGTCGCGGGCGGCTTCGTGCTGTTCTTCGCCCGCGGCCCCATCGACGCCGCGCTCGGGATCTGAGCCCCACCCGTCTCGGGGCCGGCCCGCTACTCGGTGGGCTCTTCGAGCACGAACAGCGCGATCTGGCGGTCGGTCTTCTCCTGGTACGCGTTGTAGTCGGGCCACACCGCGGCGGCGCGCTCCCACCACGGGGCGCGCTCGGCACCCGAGAGCTCGCGCGCGATGTAGCCGCGCTTGACCGATCCGTCCTGCAGCTCCACCTCGGGGTGACGGCGCATGTTCTCGGCCCACCGCGGCTCGTCGGGCGCGCCGCCCTTGGAGGCGACGACGACGTAGCTGCCCTCGTGCTCGACGCGCATGAGCGCGGTCTTGCGCAGGGCTCCGGTGTGCGAGCCGACGGTGGTCAGCACGATGATCGGCACCCCGCGCAGGGTGTTGGCCTCGGTCCCTCCCGACGCCTCGAACTTCTCGGCCTGGGTGCGGGCCCACTCGGACGTGGACGGCTTGTACTCTCCGGTCAGCGGCATGCGCTCCAGCCTACGGCCGCCCGGACGCCCCGGCTCCGCCGCCGCACCGTGCCCCCGCGCCGCGCGCGGAACGACAGAGGGGTGGATGCCGCGACCCGCGGCATCCACCCCTCTGTCAGGGCGTCGCGTCAGAGCGACTGAAGCAGCTCGCGCATGAGCGCAGCGGTCTCGGAAGGCGTCTTGCCGACCTTGACGCCGGCGGCCTCGAGGGCCTCCTTCTTGGCTTGGGCGGTGCCCGCCGAGCCCGACACGATGGCGCCGGCGTGGCCCATCGTCTTGCCCTCGGGGGCGGTGAAGCCGGCGACGTAGCCGACGACCGGCTTGGTCACGTTGGCCTTGATGAAGTCGGCCGCGCGCTCCTCGGCGTCGCCGCCGATCTCGCCGATCATCACGATCGCCTTGGTCTCGGGGTCGGCCTCGAACGCGGCGAGCGCGTCGATGTGCGTGGTGCCGATGATCGGGTCGCCGCCGATGCCGATGGCGGTGGAGAAGCCGAAGTCGCGCAGCTCGTACATCATCTGGTAGGTCAGGGTGCCCGACTTCGACACGAGGCCGATCGGGCCCTTGCCGGTGATGTTGGCCGGCGTGATGCCGACGAGCGCCTCACCGGGG
This region includes:
- a CDS encoding dihydrolipoyl dehydrogenase family protein, translated to MGAQEYDVIVIGAGAVGENVADRTAQAGLSTVIVEAELVGGECSYWACMPSKALLRPASALRAARAVDGAAAAVTGDLDVAGVFGRRDAIVHGWDDGSQVRWLEKTGIDLVRGHARFTGPKAIAVSTDTGVTLLRARHAVAVCTGSAALLPDIPGLAGIEPWTSRDATSAKSAPASLAVLGGGVVGTELATAYAGFGTKVTVIARSGLLRGLEPFAGEMVDASLRALGVTVRAGVEVSEAHRTEKNAVLALSDGGRVVAEQVLVATGRVPRTMDLALEAISQPPGEWLEVDDTLRVAGTDWLYAVGDVNHRALFTHQGKYQARAAGDAIAARARGSRVDDRPWGAHVATADHDAVPQVVFTEPEIASVGFTADSAQKAGRRVRVLDYDLAWLAGATTHADRYEGRARAIVDEDRGTLIGATFAGPDVAELLHAATVAIVGEVPIDRLWHAVPPYPTVSEVWLRWLEEYGRPAA
- a CDS encoding methylated-DNA--[protein]-cysteine S-methyltransferase, encoding MIATIQTLDTPDGPFTVLEDDARRVLASGWTADPDAILARLRPADRPADVRPGSVDAAPAVAAYYEGDLTAIDEVPVLQRGTEMQRAGWAALRRIEPGHPLTYAEFAVQLGSPSAVRAAASICARNAPALFVPCHRVLRTGGGLGGFAWGLAVKERLLAREAGVPALV
- a CDS encoding DNA-3-methyladenine glycosylase 2 family protein produces the protein MSLTTTPPAASVASLSFDERYRAIDSRDTRFDGQFVTAVRSTGIYCRPSCPARTPKPANVTFYPTSAAAHEAGYRACKRCLPEAAPGSPQWNLRGDTAGRAMRLIADGVIEREGVPGLARRLGYSPRHLTRLLTAELGAGPLALSRAHRAQTARMLLVGTDLPAADVAFSAGFASVRQFNDTIREVFGMTPLELRARRPLSGGHAAGPGAIDLVLPHRGPLYADGLFDWMGARAVTGVEVATGTTFARVLRLPGGPAWFEVRLDAQGRVRLRAALTQLADLSTLVTRVRRLFDLDADPIAVDDALAAHPELARAVAGTPGMRVPGAADPHEMLIRAMVGQQITVAAARTALTALTAALGEPVTGFPDAERLFPTMTAIAERGREVLRGPAARIAAIVGAAEALADGSLVLTTGDDGAEQRAALLARPGIGPWTADYVRMRVIGDPDVTLPGDVAVRSGAAVLGIPSDPKGLATWAERTAPWRSYLTAHLWHASPPSRPASATRLQNSGSPAAAAAKTRGVPGPAAGAAAGSPEFCTPPEGDRS
- a CDS encoding NAD(P)-dependent alcohol dehydrogenase — translated: MATTTTTKGTMRALAQHRYGSTDALAVESRPTPAPAAGQVLLRVRAAGVDRGVWHLMTGRPYLVRLLGFGLRRPAQPVRGADVAGTVVATGEGVARLSPGDEVFGIADGSFAEFALADADRLALAPDSLDAAEAAVLAVSGVTALTAVEEVADVQAGQRVLVLGGSGGVGSYAVQFAAARGAHVTAVASGAKAAFVRSLGAERVIDYQAEDVTASGEVFDAIIDTGGRTPLRRLRRILAPTGTLAIVGGEGGDPLTGGMLRQIGAAVLSLVTRQRLRFFIAPEHHAPMARVAALVAAGRVRPTLTRTYPLDRAAEAIDDLVAGRICGKAAVVIEEES
- a CDS encoding DUF4386 domain-containing protein, whose amino-acid sequence is MNTRLTALAAAAASTPDDTRPARAALWAGGGYAAIFVCAMFGNFAVVQPVLGAGDADAMVTAIAGDPGLYRLAVLAFALIFVVDVIVAWALHVVLSGTGRMRSLLAAWLRLTYTVLLGAGVAFLHLAGQLATGGTAVDAAAAAPLVVVLLEAFDITWIIGLLAFGGHLMVVGTILLRSRIAARPLGIGLIVAGAAYAVDTVAHLIASDYAGIADVMLLIVAIPSIASELGLTVWLFVAARRLRVAAHASEQVATRV
- a CDS encoding TetR/AcrR family transcriptional regulator, with amino-acid sequence MPTPPSPRTRPTRERIMAAAVDLADRDGIDALTIRALAKEMGVGPMTLYHYVEGKEQVLDGMVDVVFEKIALPDPARPWRDAVRARCASAREVLVRHPWSVPLLESRRSPGPATLRHHEAMLACFLEAGLSMPLTAHAYAVLDAYVYGFAIQEASLLVQGGEGSAETAAEVSEGFSPESHPHLVRFTTEHAMRPDYRFGDSFAYGLDLVLDGLEAAAGDEAAGVGVA